Proteins co-encoded in one Longimicrobium sp. genomic window:
- the meaB gene encoding methylmalonyl Co-A mutase-associated GTPase MeaB, whose amino-acid sequence MTASTETSREQELLDRFRAGQRTALARAISMVEDGRPGFERLLHDLHGDMLRAHRIGITGPPGAGKSTLTSKLAMEYRKAEEKVGIVAVDPSSPFTGGALLGDRIRMNNISTDPGVFIRSMATRGALGGLATTTKEVADLLDAYGFERVVMETVGVGQSELEIAGTSDTCVVVLVPESGDSIQAMKAGLMEIADVFVVNKADRPGADKLANEIELMLHMRLGDAPTAPGHHGVSLKTVGRHARESARQAAAESGAWAIPVLKTVGQSGEGIEELARTLERHRVYLRDSGELSRRRRARLEERVRAVVERRLQRLAWRSGRGEEILADSLPALEAGDESPYAVAERIVAELGVTSR is encoded by the coding sequence ATGACTGCGAGCACGGAAACATCGCGGGAGCAGGAGCTGCTCGACCGCTTCCGCGCGGGCCAGCGCACGGCGCTGGCCCGCGCCATCAGCATGGTGGAAGACGGGCGCCCCGGCTTCGAGCGCCTGCTGCACGACCTGCACGGCGACATGCTGCGCGCCCACCGCATCGGCATCACCGGCCCGCCGGGCGCGGGAAAGAGCACGCTGACGTCGAAGCTGGCGATGGAGTACCGCAAGGCGGAGGAGAAGGTGGGGATCGTCGCGGTCGATCCCTCCTCCCCCTTCACCGGCGGCGCGCTGCTGGGCGACCGCATCCGCATGAACAACATCTCCACCGACCCCGGCGTCTTCATCCGCTCGATGGCGACCAGGGGCGCGCTGGGGGGATTGGCGACGACCACCAAGGAAGTGGCCGACCTGCTCGACGCGTACGGCTTCGAGCGGGTGGTGATGGAGACGGTGGGCGTCGGCCAGAGCGAGCTGGAGATCGCGGGAACGTCGGACACCTGCGTGGTGGTGCTCGTCCCCGAGAGCGGCGACTCGATCCAGGCCATGAAGGCGGGATTGATGGAGATCGCCGACGTCTTCGTGGTCAACAAGGCCGACCGCCCCGGCGCCGACAAGCTGGCGAACGAGATCGAGCTGATGCTGCACATGCGGCTCGGCGACGCGCCCACGGCGCCGGGGCACCACGGCGTGTCCCTCAAGACCGTTGGGCGGCACGCGCGCGAGTCGGCGCGGCAGGCGGCCGCCGAGAGCGGCGCGTGGGCCATCCCCGTGCTGAAGACGGTGGGGCAGAGCGGCGAGGGAATCGAGGAGCTGGCGCGAACGCTGGAGCGCCACCGGGTGTATCTGCGGGACTCGGGCGAGCTTTCGCGGCGGCGCCGCGCGCGGCTGGAAGAGCGGGTGCGCGCCGTGGTGGAGCGGCGGTTGCAGCGGCTGGCCTGGCGCTCGGGGCGGGGCGAGGAGATCCTGGCCGATTCGCTCCCCGCGCTCGAGGCGGGCGACGAATCGCCCTACGCGGTGGCCGAGCGGATCGTGGCCGAGCTTGGCGTCACATCACGATAG
- a CDS encoding Ig-like domain-containing protein produces MNPIRTTTRIALAAVLGAALAPLPACDSPTHRSTPAQVAAAGGNAQSAPAGTELAPLVVTVTDGSGRPVGGVPVTWAVVTGGGTITPLDSITNAQGQVSARWRLGTVAGQQSVTATVAGLTPVTFTATANAGSPTALVRVSGNDQQERPGFVVPDSLVAKLTDAAGNPIAGALVRWTVSPDGSISPDTTRTRADGTVKAQWTLGSYGAPVATAALVSDTTVRVTFTARMLTGIQLGALPVPNTLVVDTATLEVEATGPYTVTSVRAIFGTQTVPLTLSFTRWKALLNFTALPLGPFNVRIEATDSRGVVTVLDRPLRKTTLPTLTLQSPSDWQVSIGGQIRFAATCTTPDPSGCYVVVSDANKPDVALAQGTGTLDVTLNYSALTGTSSLVFNICAYNNAGGGRCVLRQHVYLVLRGNLTEVVRAPGTIVDYDDTRILYVDGLNERNALKVRSRATGQDQLVADSSAHIVDPHLSPAGVVYAAIQNLSSPEGKTVYEWVNGTRNVLVPTASAYIVRGTWLVTTQIAGAVMRRDLVTGAEVVVAPSASSLALGPNGDVVYVREGSVWRYRDGTTEMLRTGAPYSYGFVMTDGVQVVYQPFTLGNLSANSWAIYRPAGDVVIPGVTPWPVVGGGYVAYRRSNALFVLDASYVETQATFTNDPFVTPVAVGDNGGVLFTTALDEYYHVTYPPYPLQPTILERLQTFATWEWRNGHFVVFMGGSVLQAP; encoded by the coding sequence ATGAACCCCATTCGCACCACGACCCGCATCGCCCTTGCCGCAGTGCTGGGGGCCGCGCTGGCCCCGCTGCCGGCGTGCGACTCGCCGACGCACCGCAGCACGCCGGCGCAGGTGGCGGCGGCCGGCGGCAACGCACAGTCGGCGCCGGCGGGCACCGAGCTGGCGCCGCTCGTCGTCACGGTGACCGACGGTTCGGGGCGACCGGTGGGCGGCGTGCCCGTGACCTGGGCCGTGGTCACCGGCGGGGGCACCATCACCCCGCTGGATTCGATCACCAACGCGCAGGGGCAGGTCTCGGCGCGCTGGCGGCTGGGGACGGTGGCGGGGCAGCAGTCGGTCACCGCGACGGTGGCGGGGCTCACCCCCGTCACCTTCACCGCCACGGCGAACGCGGGATCGCCGACGGCGCTCGTGCGCGTCTCCGGGAACGACCAGCAGGAGCGGCCGGGCTTCGTCGTCCCCGACTCGCTCGTCGCGAAGCTGACGGACGCCGCGGGGAACCCGATCGCCGGCGCGCTCGTCCGCTGGACGGTGTCGCCCGACGGCTCCATCTCCCCCGACACCACGCGGACGCGGGCGGACGGGACGGTGAAGGCGCAGTGGACGCTGGGGAGCTACGGCGCGCCGGTGGCCACCGCGGCCCTCGTCTCCGACACCACGGTGCGGGTGACCTTCACCGCGCGGATGCTGACGGGGATCCAGCTCGGCGCGCTCCCCGTGCCCAACACGCTGGTGGTCGACACGGCCACGCTCGAGGTGGAGGCGACGGGCCCGTACACCGTCACCAGCGTGCGCGCGATCTTCGGCACGCAGACGGTACCGCTGACGCTGTCGTTCACCCGCTGGAAGGCGCTGCTGAACTTCACCGCGCTGCCGCTGGGCCCCTTCAACGTGCGCATCGAGGCCACCGACAGCCGTGGCGTGGTGACGGTGCTGGACCGGCCGCTGCGGAAGACCACGCTCCCGACGCTCACGCTTCAGTCCCCCTCGGACTGGCAGGTGTCGATCGGCGGGCAGATCCGCTTCGCCGCCACCTGCACGACGCCGGATCCCAGCGGGTGCTACGTGGTCGTGTCCGATGCGAACAAGCCCGACGTGGCGCTGGCGCAGGGAACGGGGACGCTCGACGTGACGCTCAACTACTCGGCGCTCACGGGGACCAGCTCGCTGGTGTTCAACATCTGCGCGTACAACAACGCGGGCGGCGGGCGCTGCGTTCTGCGCCAGCACGTCTATCTCGTGCTGCGCGGCAACCTGACGGAGGTGGTGCGCGCGCCGGGCACCATCGTCGACTACGACGACACCCGCATCCTGTACGTCGACGGGCTGAACGAGAGGAACGCGCTGAAGGTGCGCAGCCGCGCCACCGGCCAGGACCAGCTGGTGGCCGACTCCAGCGCGCACATCGTGGATCCGCACCTGTCGCCCGCGGGTGTGGTATACGCCGCGATCCAGAACCTCTCCTCGCCCGAAGGCAAGACGGTGTACGAGTGGGTGAACGGCACGCGCAACGTCCTGGTCCCGACCGCGTCCGCATACATCGTCCGGGGCACCTGGCTGGTGACCACGCAGATCGCGGGAGCCGTCATGCGGCGCGACCTGGTCACCGGCGCGGAGGTGGTGGTGGCGCCGTCGGCCTCGTCGCTGGCGCTGGGGCCGAACGGCGACGTGGTGTACGTGCGCGAGGGCTCGGTGTGGCGGTACCGCGACGGGACCACGGAGATGCTGCGGACCGGCGCGCCGTACTCGTACGGGTTCGTGATGACCGACGGCGTGCAGGTGGTCTACCAGCCGTTCACCCTGGGCAACCTGAGCGCGAACAGCTGGGCCATCTACCGCCCCGCGGGCGACGTCGTCATTCCCGGCGTCACCCCGTGGCCCGTGGTGGGCGGGGGATACGTCGCCTACCGCCGCTCGAACGCGCTGTTCGTGCTCGATGCGTCGTACGTCGAGACGCAGGCCACGTTCACCAACGATCCTTTCGTCACGCCGGTGGCGGTGGGCGACAACGGCGGCGTGCTCTTCACCACGGCGCTCGACGAGTACTACCACGTGACCTATCCGCCCTATCCGCTGCAGCCCACCATCCTGGAGCGCCTGCAGACCTTCGCCACGTGGGAATGGCGCAACGGGCACTTCGTGGTGTTCATGGGCGGCTCGGTGCTCCAGGCGCCCTGA
- a CDS encoding DUF885 domain-containing protein, with the protein MKPALRRTAAAALLAAATALPAAAQGTPSERLHRLFDEEWELRLRENPLLATSMGDRRFNDRLPEVGLAASARRNAAARAFLARVRAIPRDSLPREDQINRDIFERNLRENIESDELLDYLIPITNREGFHTGFPELPDNVPLRTAEDYRTYIARLRAFRQYEGGYVELMREGIRRGMVLPRVSLEGMEGILTPQIVDDPTRSLLWKPFTEFPATVPEGERAALMAAGRTAIMDGVVAGYRDFLQFIQREYRPAARPGFAAGELPNGRAYYGFLVRQYTTLDSATPDSVHAIGLREVARIRAAMDSVMRSTGWTGDFAGFVRMLRTDPRFYVATPEELLEKNSVFLKRMDGELPRLFGRLPRMSYGIKTIPDFIAPRTTTAYYGPPAGDGTRAGNYWVNVYDLPSRPLYEIEALASHEAVPGHHLQIALQQELENIPNFRRFGGVTAFVEGWALYAESLGKEVGFYRDPYSEFGRLSYEMWRACRLVVDTGLHSKGWTRQQAIDYMAANSALTLTNITNEVDRYIAWPGQALAYKTGQMKIRELRILAERELGPKFDVRRFHDVVLGSGSIPLGVLEDNVRLWIAQEKAR; encoded by the coding sequence ATGAAACCAGCCCTCCGCCGTACCGCGGCCGCCGCGCTGCTGGCCGCCGCCACCGCCCTGCCCGCGGCCGCGCAGGGGACGCCGTCCGAGCGGCTGCACCGGCTGTTCGACGAGGAGTGGGAGCTGCGCCTGCGCGAGAACCCGCTGCTGGCCACCTCGATGGGCGACCGGCGCTTCAACGACCGCCTCCCCGAGGTCGGCCTGGCGGCGTCGGCGCGGCGCAACGCGGCTGCGCGCGCCTTCCTGGCCCGCGTGCGCGCCATCCCGCGCGACTCGCTGCCGCGCGAGGACCAGATCAACCGCGACATCTTCGAGCGCAACCTGCGCGAGAACATCGAGTCCGACGAGCTGCTCGACTATCTCATCCCCATCACCAACCGCGAGGGGTTCCACACCGGCTTCCCCGAGCTTCCCGACAACGTCCCCCTGCGCACCGCGGAGGACTACCGCACCTATATCGCCCGCCTCCGCGCCTTCCGGCAGTACGAGGGGGGATACGTGGAGCTGATGCGCGAGGGGATCCGGCGGGGGATGGTGCTGCCTCGCGTGTCGCTGGAGGGGATGGAGGGGATCCTCACGCCGCAGATCGTCGACGATCCCACCAGGAGCCTGCTCTGGAAGCCGTTCACCGAGTTCCCGGCGACGGTGCCCGAGGGCGAGCGCGCGGCGCTGATGGCGGCAGGGCGGACGGCGATCATGGACGGCGTCGTCGCCGGCTACCGCGACTTCCTGCAGTTCATCCAGCGCGAGTACCGCCCCGCCGCGCGCCCCGGCTTCGCGGCCGGCGAGCTGCCGAACGGGCGTGCGTACTACGGCTTCCTCGTCCGCCAGTACACCACGCTCGACTCGGCCACGCCCGACTCGGTGCACGCCATCGGCCTGCGCGAGGTGGCCCGCATCCGCGCCGCCATGGACTCGGTGATGCGGTCGACCGGGTGGACGGGCGACTTCGCCGGCTTCGTGCGGATGCTGCGAACCGATCCGCGCTTCTACGTAGCCACCCCCGAGGAGCTGCTGGAGAAGAACAGCGTCTTCCTCAAGCGGATGGACGGCGAGCTGCCGCGGCTGTTCGGCCGGCTGCCGCGGATGAGCTACGGGATCAAGACCATCCCCGACTTCATCGCCCCGCGCACCACCACGGCGTACTACGGCCCGCCCGCCGGCGACGGGACGCGCGCCGGCAACTACTGGGTGAACGTCTACGATCTCCCGTCGCGCCCGCTGTACGAGATCGAGGCGCTGGCCAGCCACGAGGCCGTTCCCGGGCACCACCTGCAGATCGCGCTGCAGCAGGAGCTGGAGAACATCCCCAACTTCCGCCGCTTCGGCGGGGTGACGGCGTTCGTGGAGGGATGGGCGCTCTACGCGGAGTCGCTGGGGAAGGAGGTCGGCTTCTATCGCGATCCCTACAGCGAGTTCGGGCGGCTCAGCTACGAGATGTGGCGCGCCTGCCGCCTCGTCGTTGACACGGGGCTGCACTCGAAGGGATGGACGCGGCAGCAGGCCATCGACTACATGGCGGCCAACAGCGCGCTGACGCTGACCAACATCACCAATGAGGTAGACCGCTACATCGCGTGGCCCGGGCAGGCGCTGGCGTACAAGACGGGGCAGATGAAGATCCGCGAGCTCAGGATCCTCGCCGAGCGCGAGCTGGGACCGAAGTTCGACGTGCGCCGCTTCCATGACGTGGTCCTCGGCAGCGGCTCGATCCCCCTGGGCGTGCTGGAGGACAACGTCCGCCTCTGGATCGCGCAGGAGAAGGCGCGGTGA
- a CDS encoding lamin tail domain-containing protein encodes MKRFHPFFLGLCGLLAACADRTPLAAPGDDARRFDCTALVREQRITCAPATPAGIRGAILGGQGQYVRITSTNVAFDAGTGTFSADVTVQNLLPTAMGTLDGVNADPAGLRVFFHAGPAVTSGWGTVTVQNADGTGVFTAAGQPYFQYPGILAPGATSAPRTWQFHADPDVAWFAFTVYVSTHTAPTLVISEIMAHPTTASEPAGEWFEVHNRSRDSINLQGWTIASGGDAPHVIASPVVVPSQGYVVLGGSTSTSANGGAPVAYAYSGIDLANGTGDWLALRSPAGFTTDSVDWGAAPAETASPPPTGISMELDSVGSDNLYLSGAGSHWVPSPVTFGTGQNGTPGARRRIPLRATSIAAGLLHTCALDTGGQIWCWGSSQAGRLGIGSATVPVFGIDALVLSPVRVAQPAGVTFTQVVAGSTDNTCALTSTGQAYCWGSSVPTGATLALRTTPSPIPQPGGLAFASLGLMGRSFGCGLDGSGQAWCWGVDDVNGSSGQVFALTTPTLRAMPGPLAQISRVDQAECALTTAGQAYCRHKLTVGGDTLSLVSRPGVTWQWIDTSDRRSCGISTLGQMFCWAPDVRAVEVMDHPVTVRFASLAVSGRNVCGVTTAGEVWCQGPESSTGQLGDGSTAENPVLAPVAAPPGVTFSAVALSRKGLSDSVGQGCALQAVTGQVYCWGRGGYVGDGTQSQRNAPVPIYR; translated from the coding sequence ATGAAACGGTTCCACCCGTTCTTCCTCGGCCTCTGCGGGCTTCTGGCCGCGTGCGCCGACCGCACCCCGCTGGCGGCGCCCGGCGACGACGCCCGGCGCTTCGACTGCACCGCCCTGGTGCGCGAGCAGCGGATCACCTGCGCGCCCGCCACGCCCGCGGGGATCCGCGGCGCCATCCTCGGCGGGCAGGGGCAGTACGTCCGCATCACCTCCACCAACGTGGCGTTCGACGCGGGCACCGGCACCTTCTCGGCCGACGTCACGGTGCAGAACCTTCTCCCGACCGCGATGGGAACGCTCGACGGGGTGAACGCCGACCCCGCCGGGTTACGCGTGTTCTTCCACGCCGGGCCCGCGGTAACCTCGGGGTGGGGGACGGTGACGGTGCAGAACGCCGACGGCACCGGCGTGTTCACCGCCGCGGGGCAGCCGTACTTCCAGTACCCGGGAATCCTGGCCCCCGGCGCCACCTCGGCCCCGCGGACCTGGCAGTTCCACGCCGACCCCGACGTGGCCTGGTTCGCCTTCACTGTGTACGTGTCCACGCACACCGCGCCCACGCTGGTGATCAGCGAGATCATGGCGCATCCCACCACCGCCTCGGAGCCGGCGGGCGAGTGGTTCGAGGTGCACAACCGCAGCCGCGACTCGATCAACCTGCAGGGGTGGACCATCGCCTCGGGCGGCGACGCGCCGCACGTGATCGCCTCGCCGGTGGTGGTGCCCAGCCAGGGATACGTGGTGCTGGGCGGCAGCACCAGCACGTCGGCCAACGGTGGGGCGCCGGTGGCGTACGCGTACTCCGGGATCGACCTGGCCAACGGCACCGGCGACTGGCTGGCGCTGCGCTCGCCCGCCGGGTTCACCACCGACTCGGTGGACTGGGGCGCCGCGCCGGCCGAAACCGCGTCGCCGCCGCCCACCGGGATCTCGATGGAGCTGGACTCGGTGGGATCCGACAACCTGTACCTGAGCGGGGCCGGCAGCCACTGGGTGCCCTCGCCGGTCACCTTCGGCACGGGGCAGAACGGCACGCCCGGCGCGCGCCGGCGGATCCCGCTGCGGGCCACCTCCATCGCCGCGGGGCTGCTCCACACCTGCGCGCTCGACACCGGCGGGCAGATCTGGTGCTGGGGGAGCAGCCAGGCCGGCCGGCTCGGCATCGGCTCCGCCACCGTCCCGGTGTTCGGCATCGACGCGCTGGTCCTGTCGCCGGTGCGCGTGGCGCAGCCGGCGGGGGTCACCTTCACGCAGGTGGTGGCGGGCTCGACCGACAACACCTGCGCGCTGACCTCCACGGGCCAGGCGTACTGCTGGGGATCGTCCGTGCCCACCGGCGCCACGCTGGCCCTGCGCACCACCCCGTCGCCCATCCCGCAGCCGGGCGGGCTGGCCTTCGCCTCGCTGGGGCTCATGGGCCGGAGCTTCGGCTGCGGCCTGGACGGCTCGGGCCAGGCGTGGTGCTGGGGGGTCGACGACGTCAACGGGTCGAGCGGGCAGGTGTTCGCCCTCACCACGCCCACGCTGCGCGCCATGCCCGGGCCGCTCGCCCAGATCTCGCGCGTGGACCAGGCGGAGTGCGCGCTCACCACCGCCGGACAGGCGTACTGCCGCCACAAGCTCACCGTGGGCGGCGACACGCTCTCGCTGGTGTCGCGGCCGGGCGTCACCTGGCAGTGGATCGACACCAGCGACCGCCGCTCGTGCGGGATCTCCACCCTCGGCCAGATGTTCTGCTGGGCGCCGGATGTGCGCGCGGTGGAGGTGATGGACCACCCGGTCACGGTGCGCTTCGCGTCGCTGGCGGTGAGCGGGCGGAACGTGTGCGGCGTGACCACCGCGGGCGAGGTGTGGTGCCAGGGCCCCGAATCTTCCACCGGCCAGCTCGGCGACGGCAGCACCGCCGAGAACCCCGTGCTGGCGCCGGTGGCCGCGCCGCCGGGGGTGACGTTCTCGGCCGTGGCGCTGTCGCGCAAAGGCCTGTCCGACTCCGTCGGCCAGGGATGCGCGCTGCAGGCCGTCACCGGGCAGGTGTACTGCTGGGGAAGGGGCGGCTACGTGGGCGACGGCACGCAGAGCCAGCGCAACGCGCCGGTGCCCATCTACCGCTGA
- a CDS encoding HNH endonuclease gives MSMTLVISPGYLPICTVTVQRAVQLYVDGKAEIERAHPTRRFRSMRLVVPAPRVLRLRADVKLPARLFGAAPLGGSNQNLFDRDGRRCQYCGRTEAQVRREGHRLTRDHVVPLSRGGRDEWRNVATACEPCNNRKADRTPDEAGMALLAEPRTPTAWELVRARHDDVAELLAF, from the coding sequence ATGAGCATGACGCTGGTCATCAGCCCGGGCTACCTGCCGATCTGCACCGTGACCGTGCAGCGCGCCGTGCAGCTGTACGTGGACGGCAAGGCCGAGATCGAGCGAGCCCACCCCACGCGCCGCTTCCGCTCGATGCGCCTGGTGGTGCCCGCGCCGCGCGTGCTGCGCCTGCGCGCGGACGTGAAGCTGCCCGCCCGGCTGTTCGGGGCGGCGCCGCTCGGCGGAAGCAACCAGAACCTGTTCGACCGCGACGGCCGGCGCTGCCAGTACTGCGGCCGCACCGAGGCGCAGGTTCGGCGCGAGGGGCACCGGCTGACGCGTGACCACGTCGTGCCCCTGTCGCGAGGCGGGCGGGACGAGTGGCGGAACGTGGCCACCGCCTGCGAGCCGTGCAACAACCGGAAGGCCGACCGCACCCCCGACGAGGCCGGGATGGCGCTGCTCGCAGAGCCGCGCACCCCCACGGCGTGGGAGCTGGTCCGCGCGCGCCACGACGACGTGGCCGAGCTCCTGGCCTTCTAG
- a CDS encoding methyl-accepting chemotaxis protein: MTDTLIPAPPAAPRTTRRMRVRSPRDWPFAWKLRAGVAVLLLVAAVGAVAMLAAVQRARSLTGTLTARDMAGLGLILNIDRDGYQARLALDQAAHAATPEETKKALDFYAENIGQTQERLNRYRALPDLPADRRAVAEQATAERARFAEIGARMAARLAAAPVGAGRENHAEEAALQASLDSFRVFLGQLEDAQQASGDALGASVAASGTAAMAIGLASLLVLALTGYLLSRVLHRGVAGPVTRVAEAAGRIAAGDLTGATLPVSSRDEVGVMARSFNRMTGDLRAVIAEIQRTGATLASHSAEIASLTGETRTGVEHLNGAVAQITAGAEEQSAAAQHVYGQTGEISGALGNIAAGTERMAASIRDSVAAARGGGETVRAIARATGDLGRVAVENTEQVRRLQRHSARIEEFVRAITEVAEQTNLLALNAAIEAARAGEAGRGFAVVADEVRKLSESASGAASHTVSVVAEMQRDIDETVVSIERSAAGVQETAGRAAEVGGALDAIFHALEESERVVQGLADETRTISGRVNETAGMIGDVAAVAEENAASAEEMAALSEQLEGTMASISLLAGGSRAGDGADSLNVLAERLSSLVSRFRVAEG, translated from the coding sequence ATGACCGATACGCTCATCCCGGCGCCTCCGGCGGCGCCCCGGACGACGCGGCGCATGCGCGTGCGCTCGCCGCGCGACTGGCCGTTCGCGTGGAAGCTGCGCGCGGGCGTGGCCGTGCTCCTGCTCGTCGCCGCCGTGGGCGCGGTGGCCATGCTGGCCGCCGTGCAGCGCGCCCGCTCGCTCACCGGCACCCTCACCGCGCGCGACATGGCGGGGCTGGGGCTGATCCTGAACATCGACCGCGACGGCTACCAGGCCCGGCTGGCGCTGGACCAGGCCGCCCACGCGGCCACGCCGGAGGAAACGAAGAAGGCGCTCGACTTCTACGCCGAGAACATCGGGCAGACGCAGGAGCGGCTGAACCGCTACCGCGCGCTCCCCGACCTCCCGGCCGACCGCCGCGCGGTGGCCGAGCAGGCCACGGCGGAGCGCGCGCGCTTCGCGGAGATCGGCGCCCGGATGGCCGCGCGCCTGGCCGCCGCGCCCGTGGGCGCCGGCCGTGAGAATCACGCCGAGGAGGCCGCGCTGCAGGCCAGCCTCGACTCTTTCCGCGTGTTCCTGGGCCAGCTCGAGGACGCGCAGCAGGCCTCGGGCGACGCGCTCGGCGCCTCGGTGGCCGCATCGGGGACGGCGGCGATGGCGATCGGGCTGGCCTCGCTGCTGGTGCTGGCGCTGACGGGGTACCTGCTCAGCCGCGTGCTGCACCGGGGCGTGGCGGGCCCGGTCACGCGCGTGGCCGAGGCGGCGGGGCGGATCGCGGCGGGCGACCTGACCGGCGCCACCCTTCCCGTTTCCAGCCGCGACGAGGTGGGGGTGATGGCGCGCTCGTTCAACCGCATGACGGGCGACCTGCGCGCGGTGATCGCCGAGATCCAGCGCACCGGGGCGACGCTGGCCTCGCACAGCGCGGAGATCGCCAGCCTGACGGGCGAGACGCGCACCGGGGTGGAGCACCTGAACGGCGCGGTGGCGCAGATCACCGCCGGCGCCGAGGAGCAGTCGGCGGCGGCGCAGCACGTGTACGGGCAGACGGGCGAGATCTCCGGCGCGCTGGGCAACATCGCCGCGGGAACGGAGCGGATGGCGGCGTCGATCCGCGACAGCGTGGCGGCCGCGCGCGGCGGCGGCGAGACGGTGCGCGCCATCGCCCGCGCCACGGGCGACCTGGGGCGCGTGGCGGTCGAGAACACCGAGCAGGTGCGGCGGCTGCAGCGCCACTCGGCGCGCATCGAGGAGTTCGTGCGCGCCATCACCGAGGTGGCCGAGCAGACCAACCTGCTGGCGCTGAACGCCGCCATCGAGGCCGCGCGCGCGGGCGAGGCGGGGCGCGGCTTCGCGGTGGTGGCCGACGAGGTGCGCAAGCTGTCGGAGAGCGCGTCGGGCGCGGCGTCGCACACCGTTTCCGTCGTGGCCGAGATGCAGCGCGACATCGACGAGACCGTGGTCTCCATCGAGCGCAGCGCGGCGGGGGTGCAGGAGACGGCCGGCCGCGCGGCCGAGGTGGGTGGCGCGCTCGACGCCATCTTCCACGCGCTGGAAGAGAGCGAGCGCGTGGTGCAGGGGCTGGCCGACGAGACGCGCACCATCTCCGGCCGCGTGAACGAGACGGCGGGGATGATCGGCGACGTGGCGGCCGTGGCCGAGGAGAACGCCGCGTCGGCGGAGGAGATGGCCGCGCTCTCCGAGCAGCTGGAGGGCACGATGGCCTCCATCTCCCTGCTGGCCGGCGGCTCGCGCGCGGGCGACGGCGCGGACTCGCTCAACGTACTGGCGGAGCGGCTGTCGTCGCTGGTCTCGCGCTTCCGCGTGGCCGAAGGCTGA